In Kitasatospora viridis, one DNA window encodes the following:
- a CDS encoding serine/threonine-protein kinase, producing MSDTDRVVAGRYRLLERIGAGGMGTVWRAEDVLLGRSVAVKTMRMWPGRSDEELATLLERTRREARSAARINHPNVVAVYDVVEDQGLPCVIMEYVPSRTLGELLREDEPLPVAQVSRIGRDLLAALRAAHAAGVLHRDVKPGNVLLGTDGRLVLTDFGIAVASGTTTLTRTGELIGSVDYLAPELVKGGEPSPASDLWALGAVLYEALEGRPPFRRGATFDTAYAITAEPLEPLTRGGDLVPLVEGLLAKDPEARTCAVGAERLLGTPGAKSGAKAAAERATERATAVLPRPAEPAATATVSAPEISAPTARPRRRVRRTLGWTAVAVAVSGATLAGLVLLPGATHRVSGAGPTTAASSAQVSPLAPSVLSGPSPVAKGYHLQAEPDLGLSVPVPDGWTRRSLTEVGETAGWAYVDPGKQISLRVGMVNRPATVPLQFLQEDEALSVTKGNFPGYQRLAIQDTSYREMAAATWDFTFQGHTGEYSAAAMAFGRSGTRYIVYLSAPSADWARNRSVFDNALAGLRLDR from the coding sequence GTGTCTGATACGGACCGGGTGGTTGCCGGACGGTATCGGCTGCTGGAACGAATAGGCGCCGGCGGCATGGGCACCGTGTGGCGGGCCGAGGACGTGCTGCTGGGGCGCAGCGTCGCGGTGAAGACCATGCGGATGTGGCCCGGCCGCAGCGACGAGGAACTGGCCACCCTGCTGGAGCGCACCCGGCGCGAGGCGCGCAGCGCGGCCCGGATCAACCACCCCAATGTGGTCGCGGTGTACGACGTGGTCGAGGACCAGGGCCTGCCCTGCGTGATCATGGAGTACGTGCCGTCCCGGACGCTCGGCGAGCTGCTCCGCGAGGACGAGCCGCTGCCCGTCGCGCAGGTGTCCCGGATCGGGCGCGACCTGCTGGCCGCGCTCCGCGCGGCCCACGCGGCGGGCGTGCTGCACCGCGACGTGAAGCCGGGCAACGTGCTGCTCGGCACCGACGGTCGGCTGGTGCTCACCGACTTCGGCATCGCGGTCGCCTCCGGCACGACCACGCTCACCAGGACCGGTGAGCTGATCGGCTCCGTCGACTACCTGGCGCCCGAGCTGGTGAAGGGCGGTGAGCCCAGCCCCGCCTCCGATCTGTGGGCCTTGGGCGCGGTCCTCTACGAGGCGCTGGAGGGCCGGCCGCCCTTCCGCCGCGGTGCGACCTTCGACACGGCGTACGCGATCACGGCGGAGCCGCTGGAGCCGCTGACCCGGGGCGGCGACCTCGTTCCGCTGGTGGAGGGGCTGCTCGCCAAGGACCCCGAGGCTCGGACCTGCGCGGTGGGGGCGGAGCGGCTGCTCGGCACGCCGGGCGCCAAGTCGGGTGCCAAGGCGGCCGCCGAGCGGGCCACCGAGCGGGCCACGGCCGTGCTGCCGCGCCCGGCGGAGCCGGCCGCGACCGCGACGGTCAGCGCCCCTGAAATCAGCGCGCCGACAGCGCGTCCCCGCCGACGGGTGCGGCGCACGCTCGGCTGGACGGCCGTCGCCGTGGCCGTGAGCGGCGCGACCCTGGCCGGCCTGGTGCTGCTGCCCGGAGCAACCCACCGGGTGTCGGGGGCGGGGCCGACCACGGCCGCCTCGTCCGCGCAGGTCTCACCCCTCGCACCGTCCGTGCTGTCCGGGCCGTCCCCGGTCGCCAAGGGCTACCACCTGCAGGCGGAGCCGGACCTCGGCCTCTCCGTCCCGGTCCCGGACGGTTGGACCCGCAGATCGCTCACCGAAGTCGGCGAGACCGCCGGGTGGGCCTACGTCGACCCGGGCAAGCAGATCAGCCTCCGCGTCGGCATGGTCAACCGCCCCGCCACCGTCCCGCTCCAGTTCCTCCAGGAGGACGAGGCGCTGTCCGTCACCAAGGGGAACTTCCCCGGCTACCAGCGCCTCGCCATCCAGGACACCTCCTACCGCGAAATGGCCGCCGCCACCTGGGACTTCACCTTCCAGGGCCACACCGGCGAATACAGCGCCGCGGCTATGGCCTTCGGCAGGTCCGGCACCCGGTACATCGTCTACCTCTCCGCGCCGAGCGCCGACTGGGCCCGCAACCGGTCGGTCTTCGACAACGCGCTGGCCGGCCTTCGGCTCGACCGGTAG
- a CDS encoding helix-turn-helix transcriptional regulator, with protein sequence MTQDLDDGLAAHGGRFPLVGRRRELGRLLAALRNPPAVVLVEGEAGIGKSRLVREAGLLLRAEHHQVLTGFCHPLREPLPYGPVVDALRQADLTRSPVFPPTTGALAPLLPDLAELLGPPPLPPADASAQRFHLVQAVRSFLTALGPTTLVVEDLHWADDATRDLLLLLARDLPPQLGLVLTYRDEDLPPDGAVLGAAYHRQPGTGGSTIRLGPLAEPEVRELAAAALGPHATTALGAALYQRSQGLPLAAEEDLITLAEHGETPGHRGALEHLQDAAVPRGLREVVLERLAVLSPAAVAVAHAAAVLAVPAREELLTALAGLSTEQGAEALTELLLASVLHEDQGEERGAYAFRHVLAQQVVHEHVPTPARLRLHRRAIELLQAQTPVPLVRIAHHTLAAGDRTGWLLRAQEAADQAIAVRDGGTAATLLRRLLDQPELRGEARSRAALSLAAIAAGSVDFRTDVDLLRRLVADPALSLETRGEIRLSLGLGLLTENAVAAGFDEVERAAGELADRRPERAVRAMVALALKEAEGPQYTRAWLERADGAARASGSEALTAAVHATRLTLMACQGSAGVWELTERLPRRAADTELLRQSARALQNVADTASYLGHDRRAAALATEAGQLAAHTGRPITGFLSRGTLLRLDAFAGRWDGLAERLDSFVAEYPTAGGPRAERAVLTGAFAAAQGQLALARDLFGEAARIAAEQLLVGIELRAAAGLCAVHLSVGDPARAWAVADRAVATVRHTAAWPRTAGLLPAAVEAALACGRRTAAEQLGAEAERALRGRDAPAAAADVELVHGLLLLEAEPAAAAGHFAAAVQAWRKIGRPYQTARALEREAGARHRGGPGAADDPLAEALALFTDLGATADAARCKQLQRDLGLVRRGPGRPGYGDGLSPREHQVAGLLTAGATNQQIAESLSLSPRTAENHVAKVLKKLGTSRKLVSSVYQVAPDGDAGT encoded by the coding sequence GTGACCCAGGACCTCGACGACGGACTCGCCGCCCACGGCGGGCGGTTCCCGCTGGTGGGTCGACGCCGCGAGCTCGGGCGACTGCTAGCCGCGCTGCGCAATCCCCCCGCGGTCGTGCTGGTCGAGGGCGAGGCCGGGATCGGCAAGTCCCGCCTGGTGCGCGAGGCCGGCCTGCTGCTGCGCGCGGAGCACCACCAAGTACTGACGGGCTTCTGCCACCCCCTGCGCGAACCGCTCCCGTACGGGCCGGTGGTGGACGCGCTGCGCCAGGCCGACCTGACGCGGAGCCCGGTGTTCCCGCCGACCACCGGCGCGCTGGCCCCGCTGCTGCCCGACCTCGCCGAGCTGCTCGGACCCCCGCCGCTGCCGCCGGCCGACGCCTCCGCCCAGCGCTTCCACCTGGTCCAGGCCGTGCGGTCGTTCCTGACCGCCCTCGGGCCCACCACGCTGGTCGTCGAGGACCTGCACTGGGCGGACGACGCGACCCGCGACCTGCTCCTGCTGCTCGCCCGCGACCTGCCGCCGCAGCTCGGCCTGGTGCTCACCTACCGCGACGAGGACCTGCCACCCGATGGCGCCGTGCTCGGCGCGGCCTACCACCGGCAGCCGGGCACCGGCGGGTCCACGATCCGGCTCGGCCCGCTGGCGGAGCCCGAGGTGCGGGAGTTGGCGGCCGCCGCCCTCGGCCCGCACGCCACGACCGCGCTCGGCGCCGCCCTGTACCAGCGCAGCCAGGGCCTGCCGCTGGCCGCCGAGGAGGACCTGATCACGCTCGCCGAGCACGGCGAAACCCCCGGCCACCGCGGGGCGTTGGAGCACTTGCAGGACGCGGCCGTGCCGCGCGGGCTGCGCGAGGTGGTCCTCGAACGGCTCGCCGTGCTGTCGCCCGCCGCCGTCGCGGTCGCCCATGCGGCCGCCGTGCTCGCCGTCCCCGCGCGCGAGGAACTGCTGACCGCCCTGGCCGGGTTGAGCACGGAGCAGGGCGCCGAGGCGCTGACCGAGCTGCTCCTGGCCTCGGTGCTGCACGAGGACCAGGGCGAGGAGCGGGGCGCGTACGCCTTCCGGCACGTGCTCGCCCAGCAGGTCGTCCACGAGCACGTGCCCACCCCCGCCCGGCTCCGCCTGCACCGGCGGGCCATCGAACTGCTCCAGGCCCAGACCCCGGTCCCGCTGGTGCGGATCGCCCACCACACCCTCGCCGCCGGCGACCGGACCGGGTGGCTGCTGCGCGCGCAGGAGGCCGCCGACCAGGCGATCGCCGTCCGGGACGGGGGCACGGCCGCCACGCTGCTGCGCCGGCTGCTCGACCAGCCCGAGCTGCGGGGCGAGGCGCGCTCCCGGGCCGCCCTCTCGCTGGCCGCGATCGCCGCCGGCAGCGTCGACTTCCGCACCGACGTCGACCTGCTGCGCCGGCTGGTGGCCGACCCCGCCCTGTCGCTGGAGACCCGTGGCGAGATCCGGCTCAGCCTGGGCCTGGGGCTGCTGACCGAGAACGCCGTCGCCGCCGGCTTCGACGAGGTCGAGCGGGCGGCCGGGGAACTCGCGGACCGCCGCCCCGAGCGCGCCGTCCGGGCGATGGTGGCCCTGGCCCTCAAGGAGGCCGAGGGCCCGCAGTACACCCGCGCCTGGCTGGAGCGCGCCGACGGCGCGGCCCGCGCGAGCGGCAGCGAGGCGCTGACCGCCGCCGTCCACGCCACCCGCCTCACCCTGATGGCCTGTCAGGGCAGTGCAGGCGTATGGGAATTGACGGAGCGGCTGCCGCGCCGGGCGGCGGACACCGAGCTGCTGCGGCAGAGCGCGCGGGCCCTGCAGAACGTCGCCGACACCGCCTCCTACCTGGGCCACGACCGGCGGGCCGCCGCGCTGGCGACCGAGGCCGGGCAGCTCGCCGCGCACACCGGCAGACCGATCACGGGGTTCCTGTCCCGGGGCACCCTGCTGCGGCTGGACGCGTTCGCCGGGCGGTGGGACGGACTCGCCGAACGCCTCGACTCGTTCGTCGCCGAGTACCCCACCGCCGGCGGCCCGCGCGCCGAACGCGCGGTGCTGACCGGGGCCTTCGCCGCCGCCCAAGGCCAACTGGCGCTCGCCCGAGACCTGTTCGGCGAGGCTGCCCGGATCGCCGCCGAGCAGCTGCTGGTCGGCATCGAGCTGCGGGCCGCCGCCGGCCTGTGCGCCGTCCACCTCTCGGTCGGCGACCCCGCCCGCGCCTGGGCGGTCGCGGACCGGGCCGTGGCCACCGTGCGGCACACCGCCGCGTGGCCCCGGACCGCCGGCCTGCTACCCGCCGCCGTCGAGGCTGCGCTGGCCTGCGGTCGGCGTACGGCTGCCGAGCAGCTGGGCGCCGAGGCCGAACGGGCGCTGCGCGGACGCGATGCCCCGGCGGCCGCCGCCGACGTGGAGCTCGTCCACGGCCTGCTGCTCCTGGAGGCCGAACCGGCCGCAGCCGCCGGGCACTTCGCCGCCGCGGTGCAGGCGTGGCGGAAGATCGGCCGCCCGTACCAGACCGCCCGGGCCCTGGAGCGGGAGGCCGGCGCGCGGCACCGCGGCGGGCCCGGGGCGGCCGACGATCCGCTGGCCGAGGCCCTGGCGCTCTTCACCGACCTCGGGGCCACCGCCGACGCCGCGCGCTGCAAGCAGCTCCAGCGCGACCTCGGCCTCGTCCGCCGCGGGCCCGGCCGCCCCGGGTACGGTGACGGCCTTTCACCGCGCGAGCACCAGGTCGCCGGCCTCCTCACCGCAGGGGCCACCAACCAGCAGATCGCCGAGTCCCTGTCGCTATCGCCGCGGACGGCCGAGAACCACGTGGCCAAGGTGCTGAAGAAGCTCGGCACCAGCCGGAAGCTGGTGTCGAGCGTCTACCAGGTGGCCCCGGACGGGGATGCGGGCACGTAG
- a CDS encoding RICIN domain-containing protein — MGRLPRPLRRMIAGAVGLGLSLAAGVLPAAAAPAAAGTASTATATQSVTIDGTSAGRTFDGMGAISGGGATSRLLVDYPEPERSQILDYLFKPGYGANLQMLKVEIGADANSSDGPEPSHMRSRTDLDCNRGYEWWLMEQAKQRNPAITFYGLEWAGPGWFNGGMWSQDNITYLNNWLGCAQGHGLTIGYLGGWNEVGYDKGWFENLRTSLDANGYSGTKLVAADTDDASGTVANDLATDQAFNKAVAVWGSHGVCWHSTPAYTGCPVPSAALGLGKPLWQSEDDNDSAGADPSALARNLNREYLDGKVTADIKWALTSSWPAHLPYYGSGMMTADQPWSGAYSVDRDIWAMAHTTQFAQPGWQYLDTAGGYLPGAGANGDPHSGSYVTLKSGQDYSTVIETTDATTPTTLDFNVTGGLSTGTVHVWATDMASADPSQWFLHTQDITPQGGAYSLTVQPGYLYTVTTTTGQGKGTAVPPARAALALPYTADLGQAAIGSAVPYFHDWAGAFETAPCPAGAGAVNCARQVLTTAPIPWHTDMGYTPLTLVGDPDWTDYQVGVDAQLEQTGSAEVLGRLDHIDHDHSAYHLQITTGGSWTLFTENTSGADTTLATGSYSGSGPGTWHHLQLAMRGPSITASVDHVQVASVTDYSHSGGQSGLGVGGFQNADFANLTVTAPAGPAVSSLVNANSGMCLDVTGASTADGAQVIQWTCGGGKANQQWQLVPVATGTYELMSADSGKCLDVTGASTADGAQVIQWTCGEGKANQQWQLVPVPGGSTDQVVSVNSGKCLDVTGYSQTAGTQVIQWTCGSGKTNQEWTVS; from the coding sequence ATGGGACGCCTTCCACGCCCACTGCGCCGCATGATCGCCGGTGCAGTGGGTCTCGGGCTCTCACTCGCGGCCGGGGTCCTGCCCGCGGCCGCCGCACCGGCCGCGGCCGGCACCGCCAGTACGGCCACCGCGACCCAGTCGGTGACGATCGACGGCACCTCCGCCGGCCGGACGTTCGACGGCATGGGCGCGATCAGCGGAGGCGGCGCGACCTCGCGCCTGCTGGTCGACTACCCGGAGCCCGAGCGCTCCCAGATCCTGGACTACCTGTTCAAGCCGGGCTACGGCGCGAACCTGCAGATGCTCAAGGTCGAGATCGGCGCCGACGCCAACTCCAGCGACGGGCCCGAGCCGAGCCACATGCGCAGCCGGACCGATCTGGACTGCAACCGCGGCTACGAGTGGTGGCTGATGGAGCAGGCCAAGCAGCGCAATCCCGCGATCACCTTCTACGGCCTGGAGTGGGCCGGGCCGGGCTGGTTCAACGGCGGGATGTGGTCGCAGGACAACATCACCTACCTGAACAACTGGCTCGGCTGCGCCCAGGGCCACGGGCTGACCATCGGCTACCTCGGTGGCTGGAACGAGGTCGGCTACGACAAGGGCTGGTTCGAGAACCTGCGCACCTCGCTCGACGCGAACGGCTACTCCGGCACGAAGCTGGTGGCGGCCGACACCGACGACGCGAGCGGGACGGTCGCCAACGACCTCGCCACCGACCAGGCGTTCAACAAGGCCGTCGCGGTGTGGGGTTCGCACGGCGTCTGCTGGCACTCCACCCCGGCGTACACCGGCTGCCCGGTTCCCAGTGCGGCGCTGGGCCTGGGCAAGCCGCTGTGGCAGTCCGAGGACGACAACGACAGTGCCGGCGCCGACCCGTCGGCGCTGGCCCGCAACCTGAACCGCGAGTACCTCGACGGAAAGGTCACCGCCGACATCAAGTGGGCGCTGACCAGTTCCTGGCCCGCCCACCTCCCGTACTACGGCTCCGGCATGATGACGGCGGACCAGCCGTGGTCGGGCGCCTACTCGGTGGACCGTGACATCTGGGCGATGGCCCACACCACGCAGTTCGCCCAGCCCGGCTGGCAGTATCTCGACACTGCGGGCGGCTACCTGCCCGGTGCCGGCGCCAACGGCGACCCGCACAGCGGGAGTTACGTGACCCTCAAGTCCGGCCAGGACTACAGCACCGTCATCGAGACCACCGACGCCACCACCCCGACCACCCTGGACTTCAACGTGACCGGCGGATTGTCCACCGGGACCGTCCACGTCTGGGCGACCGACATGGCGTCGGCCGACCCGAGCCAGTGGTTCCTGCACACCCAGGACATCACCCCGCAGGGCGGCGCGTACTCGCTCACCGTGCAGCCGGGCTACCTCTACACCGTCACGACCACCACCGGCCAGGGCAAGGGCACCGCCGTGCCGCCGGCCCGGGCTGCCCTGGCGCTGCCGTACACCGCCGACCTCGGCCAGGCCGCGATCGGCTCCGCCGTCCCGTACTTCCACGACTGGGCGGGCGCGTTCGAGACCGCCCCGTGCCCGGCCGGCGCGGGCGCCGTCAACTGCGCGCGCCAGGTCCTCACCACCGCGCCCATCCCCTGGCACACGGACATGGGCTACACCCCGCTCACCCTGGTCGGCGACCCGGACTGGACCGACTACCAGGTCGGCGTGGACGCCCAGTTGGAGCAGACCGGCTCCGCCGAGGTGCTGGGCCGCCTGGACCACATCGACCACGACCACTCCGCCTACCACCTGCAGATCACCACGGGCGGCAGCTGGACCCTGTTCACCGAGAACACCTCCGGTGCCGACACCACCCTGGCCACCGGCAGCTACTCCGGCAGCGGCCCCGGCACCTGGCACCACCTGCAACTGGCCATGCGGGGTCCGTCGATCACGGCGTCCGTCGACCACGTCCAGGTCGCCTCGGTCACCGACTACAGCCACAGCGGCGGACAGTCGGGCCTGGGGGTCGGCGGCTTCCAGAACGCCGACTTCGCCAACCTGACGGTCACCGCGCCGGCCGGCCCGGCCGTCAGCAGCCTGGTGAACGCCAACAGCGGGATGTGCCTTGACGTCACCGGCGCTTCCACCGCCGACGGTGCCCAGGTGATCCAGTGGACCTGCGGCGGGGGCAAGGCCAACCAGCAGTGGCAGCTGGTCCCGGTCGCCACCGGCACCTACGAGCTGATGTCGGCCGACAGCGGCAAGTGTCTGGACGTCACCGGTGCCTCCACCGCCGACGGTGCCCAGGTGATCCAGTGGACCTGCGGCGAGGGCAAGGCCAACCAGCAGTGGCAGCTCGTTCCGGTGCCCGGGGGCAGCACCGACCAGGTGGTGTCCGTCAACAGCGGCAAGTGCCTGGACGTCACGGGCTACTCGCAGACCGCGGGGACCCAGGTGATCCAGTGGACCTGCGGCAGCGGCAAGACCAACCAGGAGTGGACCGTCTCCTGA
- a CDS encoding ricin-type beta-trefoil lectin domain protein translates to MHGPLRVLGVPGRTLRKAAVAAAFLLSSAFAAVPAAAPAAAAAAPAPASTAITVDGHATGRVFDGVGAISGGGGNSRLLVDYPEPQRSQILDYLFKPGYGASLQTLKIEIGGDTNTTDGAEASYQHTKGTVDCDQGYEWWLAEQAKARNPAIKIYALAWGAPGWVGVNDPANPSPGQPYFWSQDMISYLMGWFGCAAQHHLPIDYVGGWNENGYNAAWYEDFKSALVANGHAGTKVVAADSYDWSLATDMAKDPALNSAIDIVGMHYPCGYLGAMSSCSSTPTAVGLNKPLWASENGSQDATTGAAPVARALNRDYLDAKLTSYINWPVVAAVYPNLQFSSDGLSLAQQPWSGNYSVGKTTWSIAQTTQFTQPGWQYLDSAGGYLGGNRNNGSYVSLKSPNNSDYSSIIETMDATAAQTATFTVTGGLSTGTVHVWATDLNSSDPADYFVHQQDLTPVNGSYSLTLQPGYVYSVTTTTGQGKGTATPPPAAPLSLPYSDTFEKPATTSSPKYFSDMNGAFQTVGCGGGRTGTCLRQMAPASPLRWTSESDNAPYTIMGDGSWVNYTVSADTMFEQPGSTEVLGRVNQQSHNNNGLNAYHLQLSSTGAWQIVKSDLAWNFTTLAAGTVTAPGLNTWHTLALTMQGPTLTAAIDGQTVGSATDYSFTSGMAGLGVTGYQTDQFDNFTLTPGAPGGSSFTGQVPSGLTGKCLDDSGDSAADGSQAILWTCDPTDPAQTWTWNNGQLQHDGKCLDVIGQGTTAGTLVDQWTCNGGANQQWTPQPDGTLKGAQSGLCLDDPGASTTDGTQLEIWTCNGGTNQRWTLP, encoded by the coding sequence TTGCACGGGCCTCTTCGCGTCCTGGGCGTCCCCGGACGCACACTCAGAAAGGCGGCCGTCGCCGCCGCGTTCCTGCTGTCCAGCGCCTTCGCGGCCGTACCGGCCGCCGCCCCTGCCGCAGCGGCCGCGGCACCCGCCCCGGCCTCCACGGCCATCACCGTGGACGGTCACGCGACCGGGCGGGTCTTCGACGGCGTCGGCGCGATCAGCGGGGGCGGCGGCAACTCCCGTCTACTGGTGGACTATCCGGAACCCCAGCGCAGCCAGATCCTGGACTACCTGTTCAAGCCGGGCTACGGCGCCTCGCTGCAGACCCTCAAGATCGAGATCGGCGGGGACACCAACACCACCGACGGCGCCGAGGCCAGCTACCAGCACACCAAGGGCACGGTCGACTGCGACCAGGGCTACGAGTGGTGGCTGGCCGAGCAGGCCAAGGCCCGCAACCCCGCCATCAAGATCTACGCCCTGGCCTGGGGCGCACCCGGCTGGGTCGGGGTGAACGACCCGGCCAACCCCTCCCCCGGGCAGCCGTACTTCTGGTCCCAGGACATGATCAGCTACCTGATGGGCTGGTTCGGCTGCGCGGCCCAGCACCACCTGCCGATCGACTACGTCGGCGGCTGGAACGAGAACGGCTACAACGCCGCCTGGTACGAGGACTTCAAGAGCGCCCTGGTCGCCAACGGCCACGCCGGCACCAAGGTGGTCGCGGCGGACAGCTACGACTGGAGCCTCGCCACCGACATGGCGAAGGACCCCGCGCTGAACTCCGCGATCGACATCGTCGGCATGCACTACCCCTGCGGCTACCTCGGCGCCATGAGCTCCTGCTCCAGCACCCCCACCGCCGTCGGCCTGAACAAGCCGCTGTGGGCCAGTGAGAACGGCTCGCAGGACGCCACCACCGGCGCCGCGCCGGTCGCCCGGGCGCTCAACCGCGACTACCTCGACGCCAAGCTCACCTCCTACATCAACTGGCCGGTCGTCGCCGCTGTCTACCCCAACCTGCAGTTCAGCAGCGACGGCCTGTCGCTGGCCCAGCAGCCGTGGTCGGGCAACTACTCGGTCGGCAAGACCACTTGGTCGATCGCCCAGACCACCCAGTTCACCCAGCCCGGCTGGCAGTACCTCGACTCGGCCGGCGGCTACCTCGGCGGCAACCGCAACAACGGCAGCTACGTCTCGCTGAAGTCCCCGAACAACTCGGACTACAGCAGCATCATCGAGACGATGGACGCCACCGCCGCCCAGACCGCGACGTTCACCGTCACCGGCGGCCTGTCCACCGGCACGGTGCACGTCTGGGCGACCGACCTCAACTCCTCCGACCCGGCGGACTACTTCGTCCACCAGCAGGACCTCACCCCGGTGAACGGCAGCTACTCGCTCACCCTGCAGCCCGGCTACGTCTACTCGGTGACCACCACCACCGGCCAGGGCAAGGGCACCGCCACTCCGCCGCCGGCCGCCCCGCTGAGCCTGCCCTACTCCGACACCTTCGAGAAGCCGGCCACCACCAGCTCGCCGAAGTACTTCTCCGACATGAACGGCGCCTTCCAGACCGTCGGTTGCGGCGGCGGCCGGACCGGCACCTGCCTGCGCCAGATGGCCCCGGCCTCCCCGCTGCGCTGGACCAGCGAGTCGGACAACGCCCCGTACACGATCATGGGTGACGGCAGCTGGGTCAACTACACCGTCAGTGCCGACACCATGTTCGAACAGCCGGGCAGCACCGAGGTGTTGGGCCGGGTGAACCAGCAGAGCCACAACAACAACGGCCTCAACGCCTACCACCTGCAACTCAGCAGCACGGGCGCCTGGCAGATCGTCAAGAGCGACCTCGCCTGGAACTTCACCACCCTCGCCGCCGGCACCGTCACCGCCCCCGGCCTGAACACCTGGCACACCCTCGCCCTCACCATGCAGGGCCCGACCCTGACCGCCGCCATCGACGGCCAGACGGTCGGCAGCGCCACCGACTACTCCTTCACCTCCGGCATGGCCGGCCTGGGCGTCACCGGCTACCAGACCGACCAGTTCGACAACTTCACCCTCACCCCCGGTGCCCCGGGCGGCAGTTCCTTCACCGGCCAGGTTCCGTCCGGCCTCACCGGCAAGTGCCTGGACGACTCCGGCGATTCCGCCGCCGACGGCAGCCAGGCCATCCTCTGGACCTGCGACCCCACCGACCCGGCCCAGACCTGGACCTGGAACAACGGCCAACTCCAGCACGACGGGAAGTGCCTGGACGTGATCGGCCAGGGCACCACCGCCGGCACCCTGGTCGACCAGTGGACCTGCAACGGCGGCGCCAACCAGCAGTGGACCCCGCAGCCCGACGGCACCCTGAAGGGCGCCCAGTCCGGCCTCTGCCTCGACGACCCCGGCGCCAGCACCACCGACGGCACCCAGCTGGAGATCTGGACCTGCAACGGCGGCACCAACCAGCGGTGGACCCTGCCGTAG
- a CDS encoding S1 family peptidase has translation MTLLRKMLTPRRALATGAVALAAFSLQPTAPAAAQPVPSGGPGRVIGGNRATEGEFPFVVRLSTGCDGALYKKDIVLTAAHCVGETRNETRITVTGGSVDLQSGKAVSIQSTKVYEAPGYMGWGKDWALIKLAKPFNLPTLPIVTNGNYDKGDFTIVGWGDDGSGNQQRYLRKATVPFIDDATCKKEYGDNFVPSDEICAGYLGGHVNTCPGDSGGPMFRKDDHGKWIEVGIVSWGSGCGAPGYPGVYSQVSHFAADIARAANTL, from the coding sequence TTGACCCTGCTGCGCAAGATGCTCACCCCCCGACGAGCGCTGGCCACCGGCGCCGTCGCCCTCGCCGCCTTCTCCCTCCAGCCGACCGCCCCGGCCGCCGCCCAGCCGGTGCCCTCCGGCGGCCCCGGTCGGGTGATCGGCGGAAACCGGGCCACCGAGGGCGAGTTCCCGTTCGTGGTCCGGTTGTCGACGGGCTGCGACGGCGCCCTCTACAAGAAGGACATCGTGCTCACCGCCGCGCACTGCGTGGGCGAAACCCGCAACGAGACCAGGATCACCGTCACCGGGGGCAGCGTCGACCTCCAGTCGGGCAAGGCCGTCTCCATCCAGTCCACCAAGGTCTACGAGGCCCCGGGCTACATGGGATGGGGCAAGGACTGGGCACTGATCAAGCTCGCGAAGCCCTTCAACCTGCCCACCCTGCCCATCGTCACCAACGGGAACTACGACAAGGGCGATTTCACCATCGTCGGCTGGGGCGACGACGGGAGCGGCAACCAGCAGCGCTACCTGCGCAAGGCCACCGTCCCGTTCATCGACGACGCGACCTGCAAGAAGGAGTACGGGGACAACTTCGTGCCCAGCGACGAGATCTGCGCCGGCTACCTGGGAGGCCACGTCAACACCTGCCCGGGCGACTCGGGCGGGCCGATGTTCCGCAAGGACGACCACGGCAAGTGGATCGAGGTCGGCATCGTCAGCTGGGGCTCGGGCTGCGGCGCCCCGGGCTACCCGGGCGTGTACAGCCAGGTGTCCCACTTCGCCGCCGACATAGCGCGCGCGGCCAACACCCTCTGA